One Ooceraea biroi isolate clonal line C1 chromosome 6, Obir_v5.4, whole genome shotgun sequence genomic window carries:
- the LOC105284485 gene encoding uncharacterized protein LOC105284485 isoform X2, whose amino-acid sequence MGRHCCVKGCTTGVNLPSHIFPKDVILLNKWKKAIFGEGYSENIQGLTDEQLRKCVVCYKHFADSDYVETYRLRRLKAGVIPSLHLPNHSNNNSEVNDNDSETSNSKNSSNNANNAEHHIKNVTTEVISTRMEVTTKKDPTVEKIEGIGAMREEQSVREVSQSMKNLLNGNSSVSSPSESELQFQEPRFSGLRHLEPPELVKLGTQEPILPEAKLAEARSPKSGSFLPKNSTHSLLELHNLLQGKYFHKFTPKIWNLYKLCCILKKKQEAVAKRQLTFCERVRQAKKYGKSPAIEKLLSSLTPIQRTFLQMQMKATKYAPKDRRFTLDEKIAALSIMKQSSKCYQYLTQVFNLPSTCTLQSILQTVNIHPGPIPFVNRRLKKRVKLMKEREKVCFVTWDEMLLQPHLDYDTRKKHILGFEDFGKMRCARFADHALVFMVHGIQSGWKFPLAYYFCDGAAQTDQLVEWIKTVAKIIIDSGLHLVALICNDGKRNITAVNKLKLESAKLKSKREQLYYGNITVNEQDIIPLYDPPHLIKGIRNNLLNGDLEFDRAEGEEQKYASWEIIEQAYHMDLTHNVYRLMPKITADHVIKNRVKIKKVKTATQVLSMTMGGFIHHHTKLEGCVNTINGPLKMPKKKGRDTAEIIFFFDQLFDSVNGHTLRPEKLLRVAVSYNSSHLEFWETAIKKLRRMRFIDSKDKSPLRDSTVLKNWIYTIKGFRKLWIILKKYQFKYLKPRILNQDSLRHFFGQIKSLSKRYGNPTCAEFESSFKILLINNLSSPRTVGNHSQNKMDGPLLFTLKRLIYRAQRMNDNGMRENLQISDMEIDKPLDTTHNYINICNSIAARILNDSRIKGCNICKNLLTSTVKSDLISNEHLLKMFKDADNILRQRMSSVCYMHHTALMLETELYMQMDLLWLNCQQHNSFLKELVISYIIVFYIYKWCDGINDILTGEHDNLS is encoded by the exons ATGGGTAGACATTGCTGTGTTAAAGGCTGCACCACAGGGGTAAATCTACCGTCTCACATCTTTCCTAAAGATGTAATCTTATTGAACAAATGGAAAAAGGCCATCTTCGGAGAAGGATACTCGGAGAATATTCAAGGACTAACTGATGAACAGTTGAGAAAGTGCGTTGTTTGTTATAAACATTTTGCAGATAGTGATTACGTAGAGACATACAGATTACGAAGATTGAAAGCTGGCGTTATACCATCGTTGCACTTGCCAAATCATAGTAATAACAATAGTGAAGTAAATGACAACGATAGTGAAACAAGTAATAGTAAGAACAGTagtaataatgcaaataatgCTGAACATCACATCAAAAATGTCACCACAGAAGTTATTTCCACTAGGATGGAAGTAACAACAAAGAAGGATCCTActgttgaaaaaattgaaggaATAGGAGCAATGAGGGAAGAACAATCTGTAAGGGAAGTATCGCAAAGTATGAAGAATCTGTTGAATGGGAATTCTTCAGTGTCGAGTCCTTCAGAATCAGAGTTACAATTTCAAGAGCCAAGATTCTCAGGATTAAGGCATCTGGAACCTCCAGAACTTGTAAAACTAGGAACTCAAGAGCCAATACTTCCAGAAGCAAAGCTTGCTGAAGCAAGATCTCCAAAGTCAGGATCGTTCTTACCAAAAAATTCCACACACTCTTTGTTGGagttgcataatttattacaaggAAAGTACTTTCACAAGTTTACACCGAAAATATGGAACTTGTACAAATTGTGTtgcatattaaaaaagaagcaaGAAGCGGTTGCCAAGAGGCAACTGACATTTTGTGAACGTGTAAGACAAGCGAAAAAATATGGCAAAAGCCCtgcaatagaaaaattattgtctTCATTGACGCCGATTCAACGAACGTTCctccaaatgcaaatgaaagcAACAAAGTATGCACCCAag GACAGACGTTTTACATTAGATGAGAAAATTGCAGCTTTATCGATTATGAAACAGTCCAGTAAATGTTATCAATATCTGACACAAGTTTTCAATTTGCCCAGCACATGCACATTGCAATCGATACTTCAAACAGTTAACATTCATCCAGGTCCAATACCTTTTGTAAATCGTCGCCTAAAAAAACGAGTGAAATTaatgaaagagagggagaaagtaTGTTTCGTAACGTGGGATGAAATGTTACTGCAACCTCACTTGGATTACGACACTAGGAAGAAGCATATTCTTGGTTTTGAGGACTTTGGGAAGATGAGGTGCGCGAGGTTTGCAGACCATGCATTAGTTTTCATGGTACATGGAATACAAAGCGGATGGAAGTTTCCATTGGCCTATTATTTCTGCGATGGTGCCGCACAAACTGATCAACTCGTAGAATGGATCAAGACTGTCgctaaaattataatagacAGTGGACTGCACCTTGTGGCTCTTATTTGCAATGATGGGAAGAGGAATATTACAGCTGTGAATAAACTCAAATTAGAATCAGCAAAGCTAAAATCAAAACGAGAACAGTTATATT ATGGCAATATAACAGTAAACGAACAAGACATAATACCATTGTACGATCCTCCACATCTCATTAAAGGCATacgcaacaatttattaaacggCGATCTTGAGTTTGACCGTGCGGAAGGAGAAGAACAGAAATATGCATCCTGGGAGATTATTGAACAAGCGTATCACATGGACTTGACTCACAACGTATATCGATTAATGCCGAAGATTACTGCAGATCatgtaataaaaaacagaGTAAAGATAAAGAAAGTCAAAACGGCCACGCAAGTTTTGAGTATGACGATGGGTGGATTCATACATCATCATACTAAGTTAGAGg GATGCGTAAATACAATCAATGGACCATTAAAGATGCCGAAGAAAAAAGGACGGGATACAGCagagataatatttttcttcgatcAGTTGTTTGACTCAGTAAATGGGCACACCTTAAGACCAGAAAAATTGTTAAGAGTTGCCGTTTCGTACAATAGCTCACATCTTGAGTTCTGGGAGACGGCAATCAAGAAGCTGCGGAGAATGCGCTTTATCGACTCGAAAGACAAGAGCCCATTAAGGGACTCGACCGTTCTCAAGAATTGGATCTACACGATAAAAGGTTTCCGCAAACTGTGGATAATTCTGAAAaagtatcaattcaaatatttgaaaCCTCGAATATTAAATCAAGATTCTCTTCGGCACTTCTTCGGACAGATCAAGTCCCTCAGCAAGAGATACGGTAATCCCACATGCGCAGAATTCGAAAGTTCCTTCAAGATATTACTGATTAACAATTTATCGTCACCTCGCACTGTGGGGAATCATAGCCAAAATAAAATGGATGGACCATTGTTGTTCACATTGAAAAGACTTATTTATAGAGCGCAGCGTATGAACGACAATGGCATGAGAGAAAATTTGCAGATATCAGACATGGAAATAGATAAGCCCTTGGATACGACACACAATTATATCAACATTTGCAACTCTATTGCAGCGAGAATCCTCAACGACTCGCGTATCAAAGGATGCAATATATGTAAGAATCTCCTCACGAGTACTGTCAAGTCTGACTTAATTTCCAATGAGCATTTATTAAAGATGTTTAAGGATGCTGATAATATACTGAGACAAAGAATGAGTAGCGTTTGTTACATGCATCATACAGCATTAATGTTGGAAACTGAATTGTACATGCAAATGGATTTACTTTGGCTAAATTGTCAGCAACATAACAGTTTCCTAAAAGAGCTCGTAATATCATACATAAtcgtattttacatttataagtgGTGTGATGGTATAAATGACATTTTAACAGGAGAACACGATAATTTGTCATGA
- the LOC105284485 gene encoding uncharacterized protein LOC105284485 isoform X1, with product MGRHCCVKGCTTGVNLPSHIFPKDVILLNKWKKAIFGEGYSENIQGLTDEQLRKCVVCYKHFADSDYVETYRLRRLKAGVIPSLHLPNHSNNNSEVNDNDSETSNSKNSSNNANNAEHHIKNVTTEVISTRMEVTTKKDPTVEKIEGIGAMREEQSVREVSQSMKNLLNGNSSVSSPSESELQFQEPRFSGLRHLEPPELVKLGTQEPILPEAKLAEARSPKSGSFLPKNSTHSLLELHNLLQGKYFHKFTPKIWNLYKLCCILKKKQEAVAKRQLTFCERVRQAKKYGKSPAIEKLLSSLTPIQRTFLQMQMKATKYAPKDRRFTLDEKIAALSIMKQSSKCYQYLTQVFNLPSTCTLQSILQTVNIHPGPIPFVNRRLKKRVKLMKEREKVCFVTWDEMLLQPHLDYDTRKKHILGFEDFGKMRCARFADHALVFMVHGIQSGWKFPLAYYFCDGAAQTDQLVEWIKTVAKIIIDSGLHLVALICNDGKRNITAVNKLKLESAKLKSKREQLYYGNITVNEQDIIPLYDPPHLIKGIRNNLLNGDLEFDRAEGEEQKYASWEIIEQAYHMDLTHNVYRLMPKITADHVIKNRVKIKKVKTATQVLSMTMGGFIHHHTKLEDLLLLAGCVNTINGPLKMPKKKGRDTAEIIFFFDQLFDSVNGHTLRPEKLLRVAVSYNSSHLEFWETAIKKLRRMRFIDSKDKSPLRDSTVLKNWIYTIKGFRKLWIILKKYQFKYLKPRILNQDSLRHFFGQIKSLSKRYGNPTCAEFESSFKILLINNLSSPRTVGNHSQNKMDGPLLFTLKRLIYRAQRMNDNGMRENLQISDMEIDKPLDTTHNYINICNSIAARILNDSRIKGCNICKNLLTSTVKSDLISNEHLLKMFKDADNILRQRMSSVCYMHHTALMLETELYMQMDLLWLNCQQHNSFLKELVISYIIVFYIYKWCDGINDILTGEHDNLS from the exons ATGGGTAGACATTGCTGTGTTAAAGGCTGCACCACAGGGGTAAATCTACCGTCTCACATCTTTCCTAAAGATGTAATCTTATTGAACAAATGGAAAAAGGCCATCTTCGGAGAAGGATACTCGGAGAATATTCAAGGACTAACTGATGAACAGTTGAGAAAGTGCGTTGTTTGTTATAAACATTTTGCAGATAGTGATTACGTAGAGACATACAGATTACGAAGATTGAAAGCTGGCGTTATACCATCGTTGCACTTGCCAAATCATAGTAATAACAATAGTGAAGTAAATGACAACGATAGTGAAACAAGTAATAGTAAGAACAGTagtaataatgcaaataatgCTGAACATCACATCAAAAATGTCACCACAGAAGTTATTTCCACTAGGATGGAAGTAACAACAAAGAAGGATCCTActgttgaaaaaattgaaggaATAGGAGCAATGAGGGAAGAACAATCTGTAAGGGAAGTATCGCAAAGTATGAAGAATCTGTTGAATGGGAATTCTTCAGTGTCGAGTCCTTCAGAATCAGAGTTACAATTTCAAGAGCCAAGATTCTCAGGATTAAGGCATCTGGAACCTCCAGAACTTGTAAAACTAGGAACTCAAGAGCCAATACTTCCAGAAGCAAAGCTTGCTGAAGCAAGATCTCCAAAGTCAGGATCGTTCTTACCAAAAAATTCCACACACTCTTTGTTGGagttgcataatttattacaaggAAAGTACTTTCACAAGTTTACACCGAAAATATGGAACTTGTACAAATTGTGTtgcatattaaaaaagaagcaaGAAGCGGTTGCCAAGAGGCAACTGACATTTTGTGAACGTGTAAGACAAGCGAAAAAATATGGCAAAAGCCCtgcaatagaaaaattattgtctTCATTGACGCCGATTCAACGAACGTTCctccaaatgcaaatgaaagcAACAAAGTATGCACCCAag GACAGACGTTTTACATTAGATGAGAAAATTGCAGCTTTATCGATTATGAAACAGTCCAGTAAATGTTATCAATATCTGACACAAGTTTTCAATTTGCCCAGCACATGCACATTGCAATCGATACTTCAAACAGTTAACATTCATCCAGGTCCAATACCTTTTGTAAATCGTCGCCTAAAAAAACGAGTGAAATTaatgaaagagagggagaaagtaTGTTTCGTAACGTGGGATGAAATGTTACTGCAACCTCACTTGGATTACGACACTAGGAAGAAGCATATTCTTGGTTTTGAGGACTTTGGGAAGATGAGGTGCGCGAGGTTTGCAGACCATGCATTAGTTTTCATGGTACATGGAATACAAAGCGGATGGAAGTTTCCATTGGCCTATTATTTCTGCGATGGTGCCGCACAAACTGATCAACTCGTAGAATGGATCAAGACTGTCgctaaaattataatagacAGTGGACTGCACCTTGTGGCTCTTATTTGCAATGATGGGAAGAGGAATATTACAGCTGTGAATAAACTCAAATTAGAATCAGCAAAGCTAAAATCAAAACGAGAACAGTTATATT ATGGCAATATAACAGTAAACGAACAAGACATAATACCATTGTACGATCCTCCACATCTCATTAAAGGCATacgcaacaatttattaaacggCGATCTTGAGTTTGACCGTGCGGAAGGAGAAGAACAGAAATATGCATCCTGGGAGATTATTGAACAAGCGTATCACATGGACTTGACTCACAACGTATATCGATTAATGCCGAAGATTACTGCAGATCatgtaataaaaaacagaGTAAAGATAAAGAAAGTCAAAACGGCCACGCAAGTTTTGAGTATGACGATGGGTGGATTCATACATCATCATACTAAGTTAGAGg accttcttcttcttgcagGATGCGTAAATACAATCAATGGACCATTAAAGATGCCGAAGAAAAAAGGACGGGATACAGCagagataatatttttcttcgatcAGTTGTTTGACTCAGTAAATGGGCACACCTTAAGACCAGAAAAATTGTTAAGAGTTGCCGTTTCGTACAATAGCTCACATCTTGAGTTCTGGGAGACGGCAATCAAGAAGCTGCGGAGAATGCGCTTTATCGACTCGAAAGACAAGAGCCCATTAAGGGACTCGACCGTTCTCAAGAATTGGATCTACACGATAAAAGGTTTCCGCAAACTGTGGATAATTCTGAAAaagtatcaattcaaatatttgaaaCCTCGAATATTAAATCAAGATTCTCTTCGGCACTTCTTCGGACAGATCAAGTCCCTCAGCAAGAGATACGGTAATCCCACATGCGCAGAATTCGAAAGTTCCTTCAAGATATTACTGATTAACAATTTATCGTCACCTCGCACTGTGGGGAATCATAGCCAAAATAAAATGGATGGACCATTGTTGTTCACATTGAAAAGACTTATTTATAGAGCGCAGCGTATGAACGACAATGGCATGAGAGAAAATTTGCAGATATCAGACATGGAAATAGATAAGCCCTTGGATACGACACACAATTATATCAACATTTGCAACTCTATTGCAGCGAGAATCCTCAACGACTCGCGTATCAAAGGATGCAATATATGTAAGAATCTCCTCACGAGTACTGTCAAGTCTGACTTAATTTCCAATGAGCATTTATTAAAGATGTTTAAGGATGCTGATAATATACTGAGACAAAGAATGAGTAGCGTTTGTTACATGCATCATACAGCATTAATGTTGGAAACTGAATTGTACATGCAAATGGATTTACTTTGGCTAAATTGTCAGCAACATAACAGTTTCCTAAAAGAGCTCGTAATATCATACATAAtcgtattttacatttataagtgGTGTGATGGTATAAATGACATTTTAACAGGAGAACACGATAATTTGTCATGA
- the LOC105284485 gene encoding uncharacterized protein LOC105284485 isoform X3, with amino-acid sequence MGRHCCVKGCTTGVNLPSHIFPKDVILLNKWKKAIFGEGYSENIQGLTDEQLRKCVVCYKHFADSDYVETYRLRRLKAGVIPSLHLPNHSNNNSEVNDNDSETSNSKNSSNNANNAEHHIKNVTTEVISTRMEVTTKKDPTVEKIEGIGAMREEQSVREVSQSMKNLLNGNSSVSSPSESELQFQEPRFSGLRHLEPPELVKLGTQEPILPEAKLAEARSPKSGSFLPKNSTHSLLELHNLLQGKYFHKFTPKIWNLYKLCCILKKKQEAVAKRQLTFCERVRQAKKYGKSPAIEKLLSSLTPIQRTFLQMQMKATKYAPKDRRFTLDEKIAALSIMKQSSKCYQYLTQVFNLPSTCTLQSILQTVNIHPGPIPFVNRRLKKRVKLMKEREKVCFVTWDEMLLQPHLDYDTRKKHILGFEDFGKMRCARFADHALVFMVHGIQSGWKFPLAYYFCDGAAQTDQLVEWIKTVAKIIIDSGLHLVALICNDGKRNITAVNKLKLESAKLKSKREQLYYGNITVNEQDIIPLYDPPHLIKGIRNNLLNGDLEFDRAEGEEQKYASWEIIEQAYHMDLTHNVYRLMPKITADHVIKNRVKIKKVKTATQVLSMTMGGFIHHHTKMRKYNQWTIKDAEEKRTGYSRDNIFLRSVV; translated from the exons ATGGGTAGACATTGCTGTGTTAAAGGCTGCACCACAGGGGTAAATCTACCGTCTCACATCTTTCCTAAAGATGTAATCTTATTGAACAAATGGAAAAAGGCCATCTTCGGAGAAGGATACTCGGAGAATATTCAAGGACTAACTGATGAACAGTTGAGAAAGTGCGTTGTTTGTTATAAACATTTTGCAGATAGTGATTACGTAGAGACATACAGATTACGAAGATTGAAAGCTGGCGTTATACCATCGTTGCACTTGCCAAATCATAGTAATAACAATAGTGAAGTAAATGACAACGATAGTGAAACAAGTAATAGTAAGAACAGTagtaataatgcaaataatgCTGAACATCACATCAAAAATGTCACCACAGAAGTTATTTCCACTAGGATGGAAGTAACAACAAAGAAGGATCCTActgttgaaaaaattgaaggaATAGGAGCAATGAGGGAAGAACAATCTGTAAGGGAAGTATCGCAAAGTATGAAGAATCTGTTGAATGGGAATTCTTCAGTGTCGAGTCCTTCAGAATCAGAGTTACAATTTCAAGAGCCAAGATTCTCAGGATTAAGGCATCTGGAACCTCCAGAACTTGTAAAACTAGGAACTCAAGAGCCAATACTTCCAGAAGCAAAGCTTGCTGAAGCAAGATCTCCAAAGTCAGGATCGTTCTTACCAAAAAATTCCACACACTCTTTGTTGGagttgcataatttattacaaggAAAGTACTTTCACAAGTTTACACCGAAAATATGGAACTTGTACAAATTGTGTtgcatattaaaaaagaagcaaGAAGCGGTTGCCAAGAGGCAACTGACATTTTGTGAACGTGTAAGACAAGCGAAAAAATATGGCAAAAGCCCtgcaatagaaaaattattgtctTCATTGACGCCGATTCAACGAACGTTCctccaaatgcaaatgaaagcAACAAAGTATGCACCCAag GACAGACGTTTTACATTAGATGAGAAAATTGCAGCTTTATCGATTATGAAACAGTCCAGTAAATGTTATCAATATCTGACACAAGTTTTCAATTTGCCCAGCACATGCACATTGCAATCGATACTTCAAACAGTTAACATTCATCCAGGTCCAATACCTTTTGTAAATCGTCGCCTAAAAAAACGAGTGAAATTaatgaaagagagggagaaagtaTGTTTCGTAACGTGGGATGAAATGTTACTGCAACCTCACTTGGATTACGACACTAGGAAGAAGCATATTCTTGGTTTTGAGGACTTTGGGAAGATGAGGTGCGCGAGGTTTGCAGACCATGCATTAGTTTTCATGGTACATGGAATACAAAGCGGATGGAAGTTTCCATTGGCCTATTATTTCTGCGATGGTGCCGCACAAACTGATCAACTCGTAGAATGGATCAAGACTGTCgctaaaattataatagacAGTGGACTGCACCTTGTGGCTCTTATTTGCAATGATGGGAAGAGGAATATTACAGCTGTGAATAAACTCAAATTAGAATCAGCAAAGCTAAAATCAAAACGAGAACAGTTATATT ATGGCAATATAACAGTAAACGAACAAGACATAATACCATTGTACGATCCTCCACATCTCATTAAAGGCATacgcaacaatttattaaacggCGATCTTGAGTTTGACCGTGCGGAAGGAGAAGAACAGAAATATGCATCCTGGGAGATTATTGAACAAGCGTATCACATGGACTTGACTCACAACGTATATCGATTAATGCCGAAGATTACTGCAGATCatgtaataaaaaacagaGTAAAGATAAAGAAAGTCAAAACGGCCACGCAAGTTTTGAGTATGACGATGGGTGGATTCATACATCATCATACTAA GATGCGTAAATACAATCAATGGACCATTAAAGATGCCGAAGAAAAAAGGACGGGATACAGCagagataatatttttcttcgatcAGTTGTTTGA
- the LOC105284483 gene encoding intraflagellar transport protein 56 produces MILSRAKPALSDGVVRTSALRKEIPKLEEFLQKRDYTGALTLLEFNSNTNSNLETDLWIGYCAFHLGDYKRAATVYENLRKKDHMPADVTTNLACCYFYLGMYPESQKMLEDAADSKLKTRLLFHLAHKMGNESKLMEYHQMLQDVIEDQLSLASIHYLQAHYQEAIDVYKRILLDNRDYLALNVYVALCYYKLDYYDVAQEVLQVYLQKYPDSAIAINLKACNHFRLYDGNAAQTEMKQLIEKISSSFSSGHDLIRHNTVVFKNGENALQILPNLVDVIPEARLNLVIYYLKQDDVKAAYDLIKDLEPAVPQEYILKGIVNAVMGQETDSRDSIKTAQQYFQLVGSSASECDTIPGRQCMASFFFLYRQFDRVRLYLNSIKTYFSNQDNFNFNYAQSQTGAGYFKEAEEAFLMIRNEKYKNDYIYISLLSYCYIMNKKAELAWELYLKMDTSVESFNLLQLIANACYKVGEFWYAAKAFDMLERMDPTPEHWEGKRGACCGTFQYIVAEKLPKELLSEVIQLLKNTSNSQVEQIIRVMRKWGKDNRANC; encoded by the exons ATG ATTCTGTCAAGAGCTAAGCCAGCTTTATCGGACGGTGTGGTCCGAACATCAGCGTTACGCAAGGAAATACCAAAGCTAGAGGAGTTTTTGCAAAAACGCGACTATACGGGGGCCCTGACATTATTGGAATTCAATAGCAATACTAATAGTAATTTAGAAACGGACCTGTGGATAGGATATTGCGCGTTTCATTTGGGCGATTACAAACGTGCAGCGACAGTCTATGAGAATTTGAGGAAAAAGGATCACATGCCAGCTGATGTCACGACAAATCTGGCATGTTGCTACTTTTATTTAGGAATGTATCCCGAGTCACAGAAGATGTTGGAAGATGCGGCTGATAGCAAATTAAAAACTAGATTGTTGTTTCACTTGGCTCACAAGATGGGCAATGAATCGAAATTAATGGAGTACCATCAAATGCTGCAGGATGTAATTGAGGATCAGCTCAGCCTAGCTTCTATTCATTATCTACAGGCTCATTATCAAGAAGCTATTGatgtatataaaagaattttgctGGACAATAG gGATTATCTAGCTTTAAATGTATACGTAGCTCTGTGCTATTACAAGCTGGATTACTACGATGTAGCTCAAGAAGTGTTACAAGTCTACTTACAAAAGTATCCAGATagcgcgatcgcgattaatcTGAAAGCATGCAATCATTTTCGGTTGTACGATGGGAATGCGGCACAGACTGAGATGAAGCAACTCATTGAAAAGATATCGAGTTCCTTCAGTTCTGGACATGATCTTATACGTCATAACACAGTC GTATTCAAAAACGGTGAAAATGCTTTGCAAATTCTACCGAATCTGGTGGATGTCATACCAGAAGCCAGACTTAATctagtaatatattatttgaaacaaGACGACGTCAAGGCGGCCTATGACCTGATCAAAGATCTAGAGCCTGCGGTTCCACAGGAATACATCTTGAAAGGCATAGTTAATGCCGTTATGGGTCAGGAAACCGACTCT CGTGACAGTATCAAAACGGCACAACAATATTTTCAACTGGTGGGTTCTTCAGCGTCAGAGTGCGATACCATACCTGGTAGACAGTGCATGgcctccttcttcttcctaTATCGGCAGTTTGACCGCGTCCGACTATATCTCAATTCGATAAAGACATACTTTTCCAATCAGGATAACTTCAACTTTAACTACGCCCAATCGCAAACCGGAGCGGGCTACTTCAAGGAAGCGGAGGAAGCTTTCCTCATGATACGTAATGAAAAGTATAAGAACGATTACATCTATATTAGTCTTCTGTCGTATTGTT ACATAATGAATAAGAAGGCCGAACTAGCTTGGGAATTGTATCTGAAAATGGATACGTCGGTCGAATCATTTAATCTACTTCAGTTAATAGCCAACGCGTGTTACAAGGTAGGCGAATTCTGGTACGCCGCTAAGGCCTTTGATATGCTGGAACGCATGGATCCGACTCCTGAACATTGGGAAGGAAAGCGCGGCGCGTGCTGCGGTACTTTTCAATACATCGTCGCGGAGAAGTTACCCAA AGAGTTGCTGTCAGAGGTGATACAGCTTCTTAAAAACACGTCAAATTCCCAAGTAGAACAGATAATACGCGTTATGCGTAAATGGGGCAAAGATAACAGAGCCAATTGTTAA